One genomic region from Sulfuriflexus mobilis encodes:
- a CDS encoding LysR family transcriptional regulator, with amino-acid sequence MHTLDWDNIRYFLAVVHAGSVSRASEQLGVNQTTVSRRISAMELHLGKKLFERSGSGFLITPVAERLIASAERMAEETSTIERHVMADSHELSGELRITVADTCTQHLVVPAIQTFTRQYPEVDLQVIATRDILDLTAREADIALRSTDEPPPNMVGKRVAQLAYAIYGTEELMERVQASSNIEDIPCITWLGDGHSRPAWIEKSFAKTRRIYRSTELGLMHQMARQGIGMAQMPCALCDPDPLLHRIPCRYVEPGWGLWVLSHVDLRTTARVRIFRDFLVEELEKKKDLIEGRSV; translated from the coding sequence ATGCATACCTTGGATTGGGACAATATTCGTTATTTTCTGGCAGTCGTTCATGCTGGCTCCGTCAGCCGTGCTTCTGAACAACTGGGTGTAAACCAGACAACGGTCTCTCGTCGCATCTCTGCGATGGAGTTACATTTAGGAAAAAAGCTTTTTGAACGATCCGGAAGTGGTTTTCTTATTACACCGGTTGCGGAACGACTTATTGCTTCAGCAGAAAGGATGGCAGAAGAAACCAGCACAATCGAACGTCACGTCATGGCAGATAGCCACGAACTCAGTGGCGAATTACGCATAACGGTCGCTGATACGTGCACGCAACATTTGGTTGTTCCGGCAATTCAGACGTTTACCCGGCAATATCCTGAAGTCGACCTCCAGGTTATCGCAACACGAGATATACTTGACCTTACCGCACGCGAGGCCGACATTGCACTACGCTCGACCGATGAGCCGCCTCCCAATATGGTAGGCAAGCGGGTTGCCCAATTAGCCTACGCGATATATGGCACAGAAGAGCTAATGGAGCGTGTACAGGCCAGTAGTAATATTGAGGATATCCCCTGTATCACCTGGCTAGGCGATGGGCATAGTCGTCCGGCCTGGATAGAAAAAAGCTTTGCAAAGACCCGGCGCATTTACCGAAGTACTGAATTGGGTCTTATGCATCAAATGGCGCGCCAGGGTATTGGTATGGCACAGATGCCATGCGCGCTTTGTGACCCGGACCCTCTCTTACATCGTATTCCATGTCGTTACGTCGAACCTGGTTGGGGGTTATGGGTACTGTCTCATGTAGACTTGCGAACAACCGCCCGTGTTCGAATATTCAGGGATTTCCTTGTTGAGGAACTTGAAAAGAAAAAAGACCTGATTGAAGGCAGGTCTGTTTAG
- a CDS encoding phosphate/phosphite/phosphonate ABC transporter substrate-binding protein: protein MMKKIITLMITAFCLHISLPAFAEIKVGVMAPRGALKTMKQWGELGTYLQSSVGSEVKIVPLKANETVDAVLNGAVDYMLTNPVLTVIMEKKQAGTPIATLNRKSGSQFAGVIIAKKGSGITKGTDLKGKKVMAFKFRRSAAAYVFQVKHLIDQGIDPHKDFASFKEAKKQDDIVLAVKAGLVDAGFIKSGLLETMAKEGKINMDDFEIVDKQTDSLKHVHSTILYPEWYMSASVKADAATTAKLKVALLKLNAGDKASQSAGIVGFADALSLNNLDATLKSLKLPPYE, encoded by the coding sequence ATGATGAAAAAAATAATCACACTTATGATAACAGCGTTCTGTTTACATATCAGCCTGCCAGCATTTGCAGAAATAAAGGTCGGCGTAATGGCACCTCGTGGTGCATTAAAGACCATGAAGCAATGGGGTGAGCTTGGCACTTATCTGCAATCATCCGTTGGTAGCGAAGTAAAAATCGTACCCTTAAAGGCTAATGAAACCGTGGATGCCGTATTAAATGGTGCAGTTGACTATATGCTGACGAACCCGGTATTGACGGTCATCATGGAAAAGAAACAGGCTGGTACACCGATTGCGACGCTGAATCGTAAATCAGGCAGTCAATTTGCCGGTGTGATTATTGCAAAAAAAGGTAGTGGCATCACTAAAGGAACCGACCTCAAAGGCAAGAAGGTAATGGCTTTCAAATTCAGACGCTCGGCTGCCGCCTACGTATTTCAGGTTAAGCACCTGATTGATCAGGGTATTGACCCGCATAAAGACTTTGCATCCTTTAAAGAAGCCAAAAAACAGGACGACATAGTGCTTGCCGTGAAGGCCGGCCTGGTCGATGCCGGTTTTATTAAATCGGGTCTTCTTGAAACCATGGCAAAAGAAGGCAAAATCAATATGGATGATTTTGAGATTGTCGATAAGCAGACTGATAGCCTGAAACATGTACATAGCACCATTCTCTATCCGGAGTGGTACATGTCGGCCTCAGTTAAAGCAGATGCCGCCACAACTGCAAAACTGAAAGTCGCCCTGCTTAAATTAAATGCCGGCGACAAAGCCAGTCAATCTGCAGGCATCGTCGGCTTTGCTGATGCATTAAGCCTGAACAATCTCGATGCAACATTAAAATCCCTGAAACTGCCACCTTACGAATAA
- a CDS encoding TonB-dependent receptor plug domain-containing protein translates to MRYAITFLLLPFLTLSYMPALSAEYTDEEALELEYPRVSIATGTPQPLYRAPAAATVITAQDIEAIGATDLGEVLETVPGLHVSTAGGGYYPIYSIRGINSEFQPQILVLLNGIPLTNFYTGNLGLGWGGMPVKAISRVEVIRGPGSAVYGADAFAGVINIITKSAQEIQGTEFGVRGGSFNTRAGWLLHGSQWGGWDVGFSMQVEGVDGAARTVDADLQTEIDSALGTTASLAPGSINDWADRLDSRLELSRDAWTLRAGYQYRRIGTGVGVAQALDPGGRIESRRFNADISYKFDVGRDWLFTGQLSYYDLETRFELMLFPPGAFNNAFADGVIGNPSQYERHTRTELTALYTGARSHQLRLGTGFHYGDLYKIGETKNFFINTDNNITPLGSLVDVSDNEALVFMRPQDRWIRYAFLQDEWQFATDWTLTAGLRYDEYSDFGTTVNPRLALIWEMNYNLTSKFLYGRAFRPPSFQELYNINNPISVGNPDLDPETIDTIEVAVDYRPRFDLNTRLNLFYYEMDDIIRFLPNVDSSTTAINAGSQHGHGGEVEIEWRPTPRLRLLGNYAYQRADTVGVETEVGNAPRHQAYGRIEWKANHLWDVNAQANWVGGRTRRADDPRQDIDDYATVDFTIHRSADPWNLTLSVRNVFDADVREPSFSAIPKDIPLAGRWFYLGAKVHW, encoded by the coding sequence ATGCGATATGCAATAACCTTTCTTCTTCTGCCGTTTTTAACATTATCTTACATGCCCGCGCTGAGTGCAGAGTATACCGACGAGGAAGCCCTTGAATTAGAATACCCTCGGGTCAGTATTGCCACAGGTACGCCGCAACCGCTCTACCGCGCGCCCGCAGCGGCCACTGTCATCACTGCGCAGGACATTGAGGCCATTGGCGCAACCGACCTCGGTGAGGTGCTAGAGACCGTACCTGGCCTTCATGTATCGACGGCAGGGGGGGGCTACTACCCTATCTATTCCATTCGTGGCATCAACTCGGAATTCCAACCTCAAATATTAGTGCTGCTCAACGGCATCCCCCTAACCAATTTTTACACGGGCAACCTGGGCCTCGGTTGGGGTGGCATGCCTGTCAAGGCTATATCACGGGTAGAGGTTATCCGAGGACCCGGCTCAGCGGTTTATGGTGCAGATGCATTTGCCGGTGTGATTAATATCATCACGAAATCAGCACAAGAGATACAAGGGACTGAGTTTGGCGTGCGCGGCGGTTCCTTCAACACGCGCGCCGGATGGTTATTGCATGGTAGCCAGTGGGGCGGTTGGGATGTCGGATTTTCGATGCAGGTCGAGGGTGTTGATGGCGCGGCCAGGACCGTTGATGCCGATCTGCAGACCGAAATCGACAGCGCCCTTGGAACCACGGCATCACTCGCGCCCGGGTCCATTAATGACTGGGCCGACCGACTGGACAGTCGGCTGGAGTTGTCGCGTGATGCCTGGACGCTGCGTGCAGGCTACCAGTATCGACGTATCGGCACCGGTGTTGGTGTCGCGCAGGCGCTGGACCCCGGCGGGAGGATTGAGAGTCGTCGCTTCAACGCAGACATCAGCTATAAGTTTGATGTGGGGCGCGATTGGCTGTTCACCGGTCAGTTGAGTTACTACGACTTGGAAACGCGATTTGAATTGATGCTGTTTCCCCCGGGGGCCTTTAATAATGCCTTCGCCGACGGGGTCATTGGCAACCCATCTCAATACGAACGCCATACTCGCACTGAACTTACTGCCTTGTATACGGGCGCTCGCTCACATCAACTGCGCCTCGGCACTGGGTTCCACTATGGCGACCTTTACAAAATAGGGGAGACGAAGAATTTCTTTATCAATACAGATAACAACATCACCCCATTGGGAAGTCTCGTCGACGTAAGCGATAATGAAGCGCTCGTGTTTATGCGCCCGCAGGATCGCTGGATTCGCTACGCCTTTCTCCAGGATGAGTGGCAATTCGCCACCGACTGGACGCTGACTGCGGGGTTGCGTTATGATGAGTATTCGGATTTCGGCACTACGGTCAATCCACGCCTCGCACTCATTTGGGAAATGAACTACAATCTCACCAGCAAGTTCCTGTACGGTCGCGCCTTTCGGCCTCCCTCGTTTCAAGAGCTGTACAATATCAACAACCCCATCTCTGTGGGCAATCCCGATCTTGATCCGGAGACCATCGATACCATCGAGGTTGCCGTCGATTATCGACCACGCTTTGACCTGAATACCCGGCTGAATCTTTTCTACTACGAGATGGACGATATTATTCGATTTTTGCCCAACGTGGATTCGTCGACTACTGCCATCAACGCAGGGAGTCAGCATGGGCATGGGGGCGAGGTCGAGATCGAGTGGCGCCCGACACCGCGCCTGCGTCTGCTCGGCAATTATGCCTACCAGCGTGCCGACACCGTCGGTGTCGAAACTGAAGTTGGTAACGCCCCTCGCCACCAGGCATACGGCCGTATTGAATGGAAGGCGAACCATCTTTGGGATGTCAATGCGCAAGCGAATTGGGTGGGTGGGCGCACGCGCCGGGCGGATGACCCGCGCCAGGACATTGACGACTATGCGACGGTTGATTTTACCATCCACCGCTCCGCAGACCCCTGGAACTTGACACTGTCAGTACGCAACGTGTTTGATGCGGATGTTCGTGAACCGTCCTTTTCAGCGATCCCTAAAGATATACCGCTTGCCGGCCGTTGGTTTTACCTCGGTGCAAAGGTTCACTGGTAA
- a CDS encoding sensor histidine kinase: MFTLAFMFFAVVVALANSWQASRSAIDTFIGQGEHITKGFARQSVVSLLYGIGDNAKEAAIATVGIPWVSHVAVYDRNHQPLLQQGATPEWHPRYSHASPGHAVGLSHETEGAWHFIAPVFIEKGDRADDEMYPADDQASEYIGYVHVEMKKEGIYALRHNIFINNVVTTFLFALLMLGALLLVTSRLIKPLNSLSDLMRRAEKGEEGVRAGIGGPRETINMGRAFNKMMSVLEERATRLLQQKQTLQQEIDEREKVQRELVQYKDHLQELVDEQTRDLIVARDNALAAERAMSRFLANMSHELRTPLHGILSFARFGMKKSHTENPDKLQEFFTEIYDSGGELLKLVTDLLDLSKLRAGRMVYNYEKGELLPLVRKVVCEYQALAEESGITIVVEEGGRNTSLVMDGSKLMQVTRNVLCNAIRYSPPNSTIEINVSGSDVGGGVVSVCDQGIGIPEGETEKIFNPFLQSTKTETNAGGTGLGLAICKEIIEGGHGGRIEASNRVQGGACFTFCLPADPRERKTHPGGEVDKSRSPGGQ, translated from the coding sequence ATGTTTACGTTGGCATTTATGTTTTTCGCCGTTGTGGTTGCGCTCGCAAACAGTTGGCAGGCCAGTCGTAGCGCGATCGATACGTTTATAGGCCAAGGTGAGCACATCACGAAAGGCTTTGCCAGGCAAAGCGTTGTTTCTTTATTGTATGGCATTGGCGATAACGCAAAAGAGGCGGCTATTGCAACGGTGGGTATCCCGTGGGTCTCTCATGTTGCTGTATATGATAGAAATCACCAGCCGTTGCTTCAGCAAGGCGCCACTCCGGAGTGGCACCCACGTTATAGTCATGCAAGTCCTGGCCACGCTGTGGGGCTGTCTCATGAGACAGAAGGCGCCTGGCATTTTATCGCGCCCGTATTCATAGAAAAGGGCGACCGGGCTGACGATGAGATGTACCCAGCGGACGATCAGGCGTCTGAGTATATAGGGTATGTCCATGTCGAAATGAAAAAAGAGGGGATATATGCGCTGCGTCATAATATTTTTATAAATAATGTTGTCACCACATTTCTGTTCGCGCTGCTTATGCTTGGCGCGCTCTTGCTGGTGACATCCAGGCTGATAAAGCCCTTAAACTCACTGTCAGACCTTATGCGGCGCGCTGAAAAAGGCGAAGAAGGGGTCAGGGCCGGGATCGGTGGGCCGCGAGAGACCATCAATATGGGCCGCGCTTTTAATAAAATGATGTCAGTCCTGGAAGAGCGCGCAACGCGTTTGTTGCAGCAAAAGCAGACGTTGCAGCAAGAAATCGATGAGCGCGAGAAAGTGCAGCGGGAGCTGGTCCAATATAAAGATCACCTGCAAGAGCTGGTCGATGAGCAGACACGCGATCTGATTGTCGCCAGGGACAATGCGCTTGCGGCAGAGCGGGCCATGTCAAGATTTTTGGCGAATATGTCCCATGAGCTTAGAACACCGCTGCACGGCATTTTGAGCTTTGCGCGCTTTGGCATGAAGAAAAGCCACACAGAAAATCCTGACAAACTGCAAGAGTTCTTTACCGAGATATATGATAGCGGGGGTGAATTGTTAAAGCTCGTGACGGACTTGCTGGACCTGTCCAAATTGCGCGCTGGACGCATGGTCTATAATTACGAAAAGGGTGAACTGTTGCCGTTGGTGCGTAAGGTTGTATGTGAGTATCAGGCGCTGGCGGAAGAAAGCGGCATTACAATCGTTGTAGAAGAGGGTGGGCGGAATACTAGCCTTGTTATGGACGGGAGCAAGCTTATGCAAGTTACCAGAAACGTGCTTTGTAATGCGATACGCTACAGTCCGCCAAACAGCACAATCGAAATCAATGTGTCCGGATCGGATGTTGGCGGTGGAGTAGTCAGTGTCTGCGACCAAGGGATCGGGATACCTGAGGGAGAAACGGAAAAGATATTCAATCCGTTTCTTCAAAGCACTAAGACAGAGACCAATGCCGGAGGAACAGGGTTAGGCCTGGCCATATGCAAGGAAATTATAGAAGGTGGGCACGGGGGGCGTATAGAGGCCTCCAACAGGGTGCAGGGTGGGGCATGCTTTACATTTTGTTTGCCGGCTGATCCGCGTGAACGTAAAACTCATCCCGGCGGCGAGGTTGACAAATCACGCTCTCCGGGTGGCCAATGA
- a CDS encoding MAPEG family protein: MSDEIYWLTWNVVLTAAMVIPYAVYRVNKLGGLWQAFLRPLPGDNPFDDEWAHRAYRAHMNAFEGIALFAPMAIAVHITGMSNDVTILAAATYFWARLLYAPLYYFKVPVLRTFVWFVGLGATLTLAYQLLK, translated from the coding sequence ATGTCCGACGAAATTTATTGGCTAACCTGGAATGTCGTTTTGACGGCGGCGATGGTCATACCTTATGCCGTCTACAGAGTGAATAAGCTTGGCGGCCTGTGGCAAGCGTTTCTCCGGCCACTACCTGGTGATAATCCATTTGATGATGAATGGGCACACAGGGCCTATCGTGCACACATGAATGCATTTGAAGGTATTGCCTTGTTCGCACCTATGGCCATAGCCGTCCATATTACGGGAATGAGTAATGATGTAACAATCCTGGCCGCTGCCACCTATTTCTGGGCGCGGCTCCTCTATGCGCCACTTTATTATTTCAAGGTACCGGTTTTAAGGACTTTTGTATGGTTCGTTGGCTTAGGGGCAACATTGACCCTTGCATATCAACTCCTGAAATAA
- a CDS encoding thiamine pyrophosphate-binding protein: MHIIRLRIFTANETAQSAVYPHIFSLLYYGFFPVYYVTELMHCKSHNDFEQKFRQGMLMATVPPISEDNIYLLEKHVPILQDAAYELGDLLCLYLEKMGVEYVFGVPGGAIEPLYNALSRSARRGGPRPVVSRHETGAAFMAQGYADATGRLGVCCTTTGPGATNILTGVASAYQEEVPMLVITAQTPMVSRGRIPFQDSSTNGVDTLGLFSHITRYNAVVTDITQLEDKLVAAIMAAYSETPGPVHISIPPDVLRTQLPIRKLSCDLYKLTEQASLIDTDVVRELWNAVCHTRNYVILVGDACVNCMPNILKFAELVGAPVVTTPGGKGLIDPFHPLYKGVAGFAGHQSAQEALSNPDAEFILAAGTDFSEWDTAGWDREALLNKRLIHIDRSRQHLANSPMAHMHVHGDIRKVFEYLIRRAETETHGIKGAHRDNSQFESPQLASPVLPDFVRDEVVGANTAKISARRLMLTLASRCSPGTRYLADVGNSIAWSVHYLHPRSESGKSKPEPGWYRTSTRFASMGWAIGNAIGVALSNRHAHVVCITGDGSVLMNGQELTVAVAEALPVIFVVLNDQALGMVKHGQRLAGAEQIAFDLPAVDFCAVAKGMGAEAYRIVTHDDLDAIDFDAIFQRAGPTLLDVCIDPDEVPPINSRINVLRGEE; encoded by the coding sequence TTGCATATCATTCGTCTACGCATATTTACGGCAAATGAAACTGCACAGAGTGCTGTTTACCCCCATATATTTTCACTTTTATATTATGGTTTTTTTCCAGTGTACTACGTCACAGAATTGATGCATTGTAAAAGTCACAATGATTTTGAACAAAAATTCAGGCAGGGCATGCTAATGGCAACAGTACCACCAATTTCAGAAGACAACATCTACTTACTCGAAAAACATGTTCCGATATTACAGGATGCAGCATATGAGCTTGGCGATCTGCTATGTCTTTACCTCGAGAAAATGGGTGTTGAGTATGTCTTCGGCGTGCCTGGCGGTGCAATTGAGCCGCTTTATAATGCGTTATCAAGAAGCGCACGCCGCGGCGGCCCTCGCCCTGTGGTGTCGCGACATGAAACCGGTGCTGCGTTTATGGCGCAGGGCTATGCAGATGCCACCGGTAGACTTGGCGTGTGTTGCACCACGACAGGCCCTGGTGCTACAAACATTCTAACGGGAGTAGCATCCGCTTATCAGGAAGAGGTTCCGATGCTTGTAATCACAGCACAGACTCCAATGGTTTCTCGTGGACGCATCCCATTTCAGGATTCCTCGACTAATGGCGTTGATACTCTGGGGCTCTTTTCTCATATCACCCGATATAACGCCGTTGTCACAGACATAACGCAGTTGGAGGATAAACTGGTGGCGGCAATAATGGCGGCGTACAGCGAGACACCGGGCCCCGTACACATAAGCATCCCGCCAGATGTATTGCGAACCCAACTGCCGATACGTAAACTCTCCTGTGATTTATATAAGTTGACCGAACAGGCATCCCTTATCGATACAGATGTGGTCAGAGAGCTCTGGAACGCAGTATGCCACACACGCAATTATGTGATATTGGTCGGTGACGCATGCGTCAACTGCATGCCAAACATATTGAAGTTTGCCGAATTGGTAGGGGCGCCAGTGGTGACCACACCAGGCGGAAAGGGCCTTATCGATCCGTTTCACCCGCTCTACAAAGGTGTCGCGGGGTTTGCCGGACATCAGAGCGCACAGGAAGCATTAAGTAATCCAGACGCAGAATTTATTTTAGCAGCCGGCACCGACTTCTCAGAATGGGACACCGCAGGCTGGGATCGCGAAGCATTACTAAATAAACGTCTCATTCATATCGATCGCTCGCGTCAGCATCTCGCCAATTCACCTATGGCGCATATGCACGTACACGGTGATATACGCAAGGTGTTCGAGTATCTTATAAGGAGAGCCGAAACTGAGACACACGGCATTAAGGGCGCTCATCGTGACAACAGCCAATTTGAGAGCCCTCAATTAGCATCACCTGTCCTGCCTGATTTCGTCCGGGACGAGGTGGTCGGTGCTAACACAGCAAAGATAAGCGCCCGTCGTCTCATGCTGACGCTTGCCAGCCGCTGCTCGCCCGGGACCAGATACCTGGCCGATGTCGGCAATAGCATCGCCTGGTCGGTGCATTATCTGCACCCACGCAGCGAATCCGGTAAAAGCAAGCCTGAGCCAGGCTGGTACAGAACCAGTACACGGTTTGCGTCTATGGGATGGGCAATCGGTAATGCCATCGGGGTTGCGCTGAGTAATCGGCATGCCCACGTGGTGTGTATCACCGGAGACGGAAGTGTATTGATGAACGGACAGGAATTGACAGTCGCGGTGGCTGAAGCGCTTCCCGTCATATTTGTTGTCCTTAACGATCAAGCGCTTGGGATGGTCAAGCATGGACAGCGTTTGGCAGGCGCCGAACAGATCGCCTTTGATTTGCCGGCGGTTGACTTTTGCGCAGTGGCGAAGGGGATGGGCGCTGAAGCTTATCGCATTGTGACGCATGACGATTTGGACGCTATCGATTTTGACGCGATTTTTCAGCGTGCCGGACCGACGTTGCTGGATGTTTGTATCGATCCCGACGAAGTTCCTCCGATTAACTCAAGAATAAACGTCTTACGAGGTGAAGAATGA
- a CDS encoding CHAP domain-containing protein, which yields MKDINDRRAKTECVGHARDWLCRKRGLTFEDVNIAADIWDKINFYSRISDSTRIPLENLLNGSPHPPMVGDLVIYSEKYRGTGHVAVVVDINSYGDAVTVSEQNYINGIKPMGHKRRIPLMLIEKRYWLLDDYLIGLKRYK from the coding sequence ATGAAAGACATCAATGACCGCAGAGCAAAAACTGAATGTGTTGGGCATGCCCGGGACTGGTTGTGTAGAAAAAGGGGGCTTACCTTTGAGGATGTCAATATTGCAGCAGATATTTGGGATAAGATTAATTTTTACAGCCGAATTTCTGATAGCACCAGGATCCCTCTTGAAAATCTCTTAAATGGTTCGCCGCACCCGCCGATGGTTGGCGACCTGGTTATTTATAGTGAGAAATACCGGGGGACGGGACATGTCGCCGTCGTTGTTGACATTAATAGCTATGGTGATGCCGTAACTGTCTCTGAACAGAATTATATAAATGGCATTAAGCCCATGGGCCACAAACGTCGAATTCCACTTATGTTAATTGAAAAACGCTATTGGTTGTTAGATGATTATTTAATCGGTTTAAAGAGATATAAATAA
- a CDS encoding peroxiredoxin-like family protein — translation MNSFIKTTLLLFLYLIAGFIQAGETAGATQTKKGSSKFSAEDRAIMQRSASSLAEKMPAPGLRVGEKAPDFTLPNAFGMPVSLYKELKKGPVVLVFYRGAWCPFCNLHLHELKKAQPEFVRYAAQLITITPQKPDRSAQQIRKDDYSFEVLSDLDSKVMKAFRLYYELDPELNEVYLKHGLDIAAYNGPGRTVLPVPGSFVIDKSGIVRAMHADTDYKQRMATSEIIKALKDL, via the coding sequence ATGAATAGCTTTATCAAAACGACCTTGCTGTTATTTTTATACCTGATAGCCGGGTTTATACAGGCTGGTGAGACGGCGGGCGCCACGCAGACAAAAAAGGGCAGCTCAAAATTTTCAGCTGAAGACAGGGCGATCATGCAACGCTCTGCAAGCTCACTGGCAGAAAAAATGCCGGCGCCGGGTCTAAGGGTAGGGGAGAAGGCCCCTGACTTTACCTTGCCGAATGCCTTTGGTATGCCGGTATCCTTATATAAGGAGCTCAAGAAAGGCCCGGTAGTGCTGGTATTTTATCGCGGTGCCTGGTGCCCGTTTTGTAACCTGCACCTGCATGAGCTGAAAAAGGCACAACCCGAGTTTGTCCGCTACGCGGCACAGTTGATTACCATTACACCACAAAAACCCGATCGCTCAGCCCAACAGATCAGGAAAGATGATTATTCTTTTGAGGTATTAAGTGACCTCGACAGCAAGGTAATGAAAGCCTTCAGGCTTTATTACGAGCTGGACCCGGAACTCAACGAGGTCTATCTGAAACATGGCCTGGACATCGCGGCCTATAATGGCCCCGGGCGTACGGTATTGCCTGTCCCAGGTAGTTTTGTCATCGATAAAAGCGGCATTGTACGTGCAATGCACGCTGATACCGATTACAAACAACGCATGGCAACCTCTGAGATTATAAAGGCCTTAAAGGATCTCTAA
- a CDS encoding class I SAM-dependent methyltransferase, whose protein sequence is MTECAERYLLSDIQDHDESKRLECLEAEYDPITIARLKRVGIAHGWQCLEVGAGGGSITRWMAKQVGLGGTVVAVDLDTRFLEPLRADNVKVERLDIAEEGIGHERFDLVHARFVLLHVPKYRAALQHMVHALKPGGWLLLEEPDFTPSGSMQRTEPAIDNTFSAMRAAITAAGGHPYIGRELPSHFQKLGLENVQAEGIVSITPGDSPMATVHSMTVTHLTDTLCATGLVSKEELDEFLRARATPNHWLMDFSFIGAWGQKPLR, encoded by the coding sequence ATGACAGAATGTGCCGAGCGTTACTTATTGTCCGACATCCAGGATCACGACGAGTCCAAACGTCTAGAGTGTCTCGAAGCGGAATACGACCCGATCACGATTGCGCGTCTCAAGCGGGTGGGCATCGCCCACGGGTGGCAATGCCTGGAGGTGGGCGCCGGAGGAGGATCGATAACGCGATGGATGGCCAAGCAAGTGGGGTTAGGCGGGACCGTCGTTGCGGTAGATCTGGACACGCGCTTTCTGGAGCCACTGCGAGCGGATAACGTTAAAGTTGAACGATTGGATATTGCCGAGGAAGGGATTGGCCACGAGCGATTTGACCTGGTGCACGCACGCTTTGTGTTACTTCATGTACCCAAGTACCGCGCTGCACTGCAGCATATGGTGCATGCGCTTAAACCCGGGGGATGGCTGCTCCTTGAGGAGCCTGATTTCACGCCGTCGGGTTCGATGCAGCGCACCGAGCCCGCCATTGACAATACGTTCTCAGCGATGCGTGCGGCGATCACGGCTGCGGGCGGACACCCCTATATCGGACGCGAACTGCCGAGCCATTTCCAAAAACTGGGGCTAGAAAACGTGCAGGCCGAGGGTATCGTCTCTATTACGCCTGGGGATTCACCCATGGCGACCGTGCATTCCATGACCGTGACGCACTTAACCGATACCTTGTGCGCGACTGGCTTGGTGTCTAAAGAGGAGCTTGACGAGTTCCTCCGCGCGCGTGCGACGCCTAATCACTGGCTGATGGATTTTTCCTTCATTGGCGCGTGGGGACAGAAGCCGCTGCGCTAA